A region from the Aliarcobacter thereius LMG 24486 genome encodes:
- a CDS encoding UbiX family flavin prenyltransferase, with translation MKITVAVSGASGVSLALKFINQIPKDIELFLVFSKSSKKALKLENGLKIKDMFKNRENITIFKDKNIGASIASGSFKVDKMIIIPCSQNTLAKCAVGIADSLITRAFSVMLKENKEIVLSPRELPFNSISLENMLKLSKLGVTIAPPILGYYSSQQKLEDMENFLIGKWMDLLKIENNLYKRWK, from the coding sequence TTGAAGATAACAGTTGCAGTTAGTGGGGCTAGTGGAGTCTCTTTAGCTTTAAAATTTATTAATCAAATTCCAAAAGATATTGAGCTATTTTTAGTATTTTCAAAAAGCTCAAAAAAAGCTTTAAAGCTTGAAAATGGACTAAAGATAAAAGATATGTTTAAAAATAGAGAAAATATAACTATTTTTAAAGATAAAAATATTGGTGCAAGTATTGCTTCTGGATCATTTAAGGTTGATAAGATGATTATTATTCCTTGTAGCCAGAATACCTTAGCAAAATGTGCAGTTGGAATTGCTGATAGTTTAATAACAAGGGCATTTTCTGTAATGTTAAAAGAGAATAAAGAGATAGTTTTATCTCCTAGAGAACTACCTTTTAACTCTATATCTTTAGAAAATATGCTAAAGCTTTCAAAGCTTGGAGTTACAATTGCACCTCCAATTTTGGGATATTATAGCTCTCAACAAAAATTAGAGGATATGGAAAATTTCCTAATAGGAAAATGGATGGATTTATTAAAAATTGAAAATAACTTATACAAAAGGTGGAAATAG
- a CDS encoding recombinase family protein yields the protein MSKVFTYIRASEAQQDYAQNQKKSIENYVSKKRIEVYKEIIIEINRPQEERNLLKLIENCEKNSTLIVANLNVFGRTINAILKIVKYLLSNNIRIVIVEQNLDLLDEKDPLAIMVLNIINVAVNLEKELQSLRTKEALNAKKLDGIALGKPVGTIQKSKFDEHRDKIEELLAMGMSVRKIAKLLGYNNHIGLNNYVKKRDIKEQVLKKQELI from the coding sequence ATGTCAAAAGTTTTTACCTATATAAGAGCTAGTGAAGCTCAACAAGATTATGCACAAAATCAAAAAAAATCTATTGAAAATTATGTTTCTAAAAAAAGAATAGAAGTATATAAAGAGATAATAATTGAAATAAATAGACCTCAAGAAGAGAGAAATCTTTTAAAACTCATAGAAAATTGTGAAAAAAACTCAACACTAATTGTTGCAAATTTAAATGTATTTGGAAGAACAATTAATGCAATTTTAAAAATTGTAAAATATCTATTATCAAATAATATTAGAATAGTTATTGTTGAACAAAATTTAGATTTATTAGATGAGAAAGATCCACTTGCAATTATGGTTTTAAATATAATTAATGTTGCAGTTAATTTAGAAAAAGAGCTTCAAAGTTTAAGAACAAAAGAGGCTTTAAATGCAAAAAAACTTGATGGAATAGCACTTGGTAAACCAGTTGGAACTATCCAAAAATCAAAATTCGATGAACATAGAGATAAAATTGAAGAACTTTTAGCTATGGGAATGAGTGTAAGAAAAATTGCAAAACTTTTGGGTTATAACAATCATATAGGGCTTAATAATTATGTAAAGAAAAGAGATATAAAAGAGCAAGTATTAAAGAAACAAGAGTTAATATAG
- the rplI gene encoding 50S ribosomal protein L9: MKVLLIKDVKSLGKIGEIKEVADGYGKNFLIAKGLALHATNEVLARHKAEQKRAAAKEEEDIKNAKELAEKLNSTKLTIKHKVGANDQLIGSVTNKEISEELENQFSIIIDRKNISIDTKMKHIGIFEVTCKLGFGINANLKIDIIAG; encoded by the coding sequence ATGAAAGTATTATTAATTAAAGATGTAAAAAGTTTAGGAAAAATAGGAGAGATAAAAGAAGTAGCTGATGGGTATGGAAAGAATTTTTTAATAGCAAAAGGTTTAGCTCTTCATGCAACAAATGAAGTTTTAGCAAGACATAAAGCAGAACAAAAAAGAGCAGCAGCAAAAGAAGAAGAAGATATTAAAAATGCAAAAGAGTTAGCAGAAAAGCTGAATTCAACAAAATTAACAATTAAACATAAAGTAGGTGCGAACGACCAATTAATTGGAAGTGTTACAAATAAAGAGATAAGTGAAGAGTTGGAAAACCAATTCTCTATTATTATAGATAGAAAAAATATCTCTATTGATACAAAAATGAAACATATTGGTATTTTTGAAGTAACTTGTAAGCTAGGATTTGGAATTAATGCAAATTTAAAAATTGATATTATTGCAGGTTAA
- the hslV gene encoding ATP-dependent protease subunit HslV, which produces MFHATTILAYKGKNSAVIGGDGQVSFGHTVLKGNATKIRTLYQGKILAGFAGSTADAFNLFDMFEAHLEACKGDLLKSVIAFSKEWRKDKYLRRLEAMMIVLNKEKIYILSGNGDVVEPEDGAIASIGSGGNYAISAARALAKHSNLSEEELVRESLMIAGELCIYTNQNIKILKLED; this is translated from the coding sequence ATGTTTCACGCAACAACTATATTAGCATATAAAGGAAAAAATAGTGCAGTAATTGGTGGAGATGGACAAGTCTCATTTGGACACACTGTTTTAAAAGGGAATGCTACAAAAATCAGAACACTATATCAAGGTAAAATTTTAGCTGGTTTTGCTGGAAGTACAGCAGATGCTTTTAACCTTTTTGATATGTTTGAAGCTCATTTAGAAGCTTGTAAAGGTGATTTATTGAAATCAGTTATTGCATTTTCTAAAGAGTGGAGAAAAGATAAATACTTGAGAAGACTTGAAGCTATGATGATAGTTTTAAATAAAGAAAAAATATATATTTTAAGTGGAAATGGTGATGTGGTTGAACCTGAAGATGGTGCGATTGCAAGTATTGGAAGTGGTGGGAATTATGCAATTAGTGCAGCAAGAGCTTTAGCAAAACACTCAAACTTAAGTGAAGAAGAGTTAGTGCGAGAGTCTTTAATGATAGCTGGAGAACTTTGTATATATACAAACCAAAATATAAAGATATTAAAACTAGAGGATTAG
- the hslU gene encoding ATP-dependent protease ATPase subunit HslU yields MDMTPRQIVAYLDDYIIGQNDAKKTIALALRNRYRRMRVEPKLQEEIMPKNILMIGNTGVGKTEIARRMAKIMGLPFVKVEASKYTEVGFVGRDVESMIRDLVYEGINLVTKEYEDKIKDKIDDEVTKKIIEKLVPPLPDSASDSAKESFIKTYNIMEKKLLNGDLDDKLIEIEIPKKAHVEILDSNIPFDMSSMQESLNKMLGSFNKEKIKKEVAIKDAKVLLRSVASDGLLDTEAIKIEALKRCENGGIIFIDEIDKIASGKKNQGNDPSKEGVQRDLLPIVEGSSVQTKFGQIKTDHILFIAAGAFHVSKPSDLIPELQGRFPLRVELESLDEDSLYKILTNTKNSLLRQYKALLAIEDVELEFDDEAIKAFAKYSVQANNKTEDIGARRLHTVIEKVIEDISFDADINKGSKVVVDSKLVAQKLEKIVENEDITRYIL; encoded by the coding sequence ATGGATATGACACCTAGGCAAATTGTTGCATATTTAGATGATTATATAATTGGTCAAAATGATGCAAAAAAAACAATAGCATTGGCTCTTAGAAATAGATACAGAAGAATGAGAGTTGAACCAAAACTTCAAGAAGAGATTATGCCAAAAAATATTTTAATGATTGGAAATACAGGAGTTGGTAAAACAGAAATAGCAAGAAGAATGGCAAAAATAATGGGTCTTCCTTTTGTAAAAGTTGAAGCTAGTAAATATACTGAAGTAGGATTTGTAGGACGAGATGTTGAATCAATGATTCGAGATTTGGTATATGAAGGTATTAATCTTGTAACAAAAGAGTATGAAGATAAAATAAAAGATAAAATTGATGATGAAGTTACGAAAAAGATTATTGAAAAACTTGTACCTCCTTTGCCAGATAGTGCAAGTGATAGTGCAAAAGAGTCTTTTATAAAAACATATAATATCATGGAAAAAAAGCTTTTAAATGGTGATTTAGATGATAAGTTAATTGAGATTGAAATACCAAAAAAAGCACATGTTGAGATACTTGATTCAAATATTCCTTTTGATATGAGTTCTATGCAAGAGAGTCTTAATAAAATGCTTGGAAGTTTTAATAAAGAGAAAATTAAAAAAGAAGTAGCAATAAAAGATGCAAAAGTTCTTTTAAGAAGTGTTGCAAGTGATGGATTACTCGATACAGAAGCTATAAAAATTGAAGCACTTAAAAGATGTGAAAATGGTGGAATAATTTTTATTGATGAGATTGATAAAATTGCAAGTGGTAAAAAGAATCAAGGAAATGATCCATCAAAAGAGGGTGTTCAAAGAGATTTGCTTCCAATAGTTGAGGGAAGTTCAGTTCAAACAAAATTTGGTCAGATAAAAACAGATCATATTCTATTTATTGCAGCTGGTGCTTTTCATGTCTCAAAACCAAGTGATTTAATTCCAGAGCTTCAAGGAAGGTTCCCATTAAGAGTTGAATTAGAATCTTTAGATGAAGATTCACTATATAAAATTTTGACAAATACTAAAAATTCACTTCTTAGACAATATAAAGCACTTCTTGCTATTGAAGATGTAGAGTTAGAGTTTGATGATGAAGCTATAAAAGCATTTGCAAAATATAGTGTTCAAGCAAATAATAAAACAGAAGATATAGGTGCTAGAAGATTACATACAGTGATTGAAAAAGTTATTGAAGATATCTCTTTTGATGCAGATATTAATAAAGGCTCAAAAGTAGTCGTTGATAGTAAATTAGTAGCACAAAAATTAGAAAAAATTGTTGAAAACGAAGATATTACAAGATATATATTATAG
- a CDS encoding TatD family hydrolase: MVDTHCHLDNEAYLSDIDGVIKNAKEVGVNLFIIPGADFDTLPRAIELSEKYDEVYFAVGTHPYDIEKYSEEIIEKYVNHPKCVAIGECGLDYYRLPEDEVEKIENIKKQKEVFISQIKLASKYKKPLIIHVREASSDSRQIIEEYANSEFGGVLHCYNASPHLLPLANMNFFFGIGGVLTFKNARKLVEILPQIPKDKLLIETDAPYLTPHPHRGVRNEPYYTTFVASKMAEILDISESEVKSITTQNSKKLFKEFSSII; encoded by the coding sequence ATAGTAGATACACATTGTCATTTAGACAACGAAGCATATTTAAGTGATATTGATGGAGTTATTAAAAATGCAAAAGAAGTTGGAGTTAATCTTTTTATAATTCCTGGTGCAGATTTTGATACTCTTCCAAGAGCAATTGAACTTTCAGAAAAATATGATGAGGTATATTTTGCTGTTGGAACACATCCTTATGATATAGAAAAATATAGTGAGGAAATCATAGAAAAATATGTGAATCATCCAAAATGTGTTGCTATTGGTGAATGTGGATTGGATTACTATAGATTACCAGAAGATGAAGTAGAAAAAATAGAAAATATAAAAAAACAAAAAGAAGTTTTTATATCTCAAATAAAATTAGCTTCAAAGTATAAAAAACCCCTAATAATACATGTACGAGAAGCTTCTTCTGATTCAAGACAGATTATAGAAGAATATGCAAATAGTGAATTTGGTGGAGTTTTACATTGTTATAATGCAAGTCCACATTTGCTTCCTTTAGCAAATATGAATTTCTTTTTTGGAATAGGTGGCGTTCTTACATTTAAAAATGCTAGAAAGCTTGTAGAAATTTTGCCACAAATTCCAAAAGATAAACTTCTAATAGAAACAGATGCTCCATATTTAACTCCTCATCCACATAGAGGAGTTAGAAATGAGCCTTATTATACTACTTTTGTAGCTTCAAAAATGGCTGAAATATTAGATATTAGTGAGAGTGAAGTTAAGAGTATTACAACACAAAATTCAAAGAAACTATTTAAAGAGTTTAGTAGTATTATTTAG
- a CDS encoding septal ring lytic transglycosylase RlpA family protein — MYFFKTYKKTILLTLLISLLLSSCSKSRNVNYGSYNKTTSSKNISNSDAMHRATLRPYVVMGVRYHPFVPNLNDKYTGVASWYGPDFHAKKTSNGEIYNMYDMTAAHKTLPMNTVVKVENLENGKSIIVRINDRGPFVKDRIIDLSNKAAHGIDMVKKGTAKVRVTVLGFNGKVGNKNAPNPDFSKGYIPPAKQGIDYVEPKSITSSQIKSSGNVKLQVGAFSLIEGAITTQENYQNRFSNRKIEYIENGGIYRVYIKGFKNRNEAENFKNLNSLNNAVIIE, encoded by the coding sequence ATGTATTTTTTTAAAACTTATAAAAAAACAATACTTTTAACTCTATTAATTTCATTATTGTTAAGCTCTTGTAGTAAATCAAGAAATGTTAATTATGGTTCATATAATAAAACAACAAGTAGTAAAAATATTAGTAATAGTGATGCAATGCATAGAGCTACACTTAGACCATATGTTGTTATGGGAGTTAGATACCATCCTTTTGTTCCAAACCTAAATGATAAGTATACAGGAGTTGCTTCTTGGTATGGACCAGATTTTCATGCAAAGAAGACATCAAATGGTGAGATATATAATATGTATGATATGACAGCTGCTCATAAAACTCTTCCTATGAATACAGTTGTAAAAGTTGAAAACCTTGAAAATGGTAAAAGTATAATTGTACGAATAAATGATAGAGGACCTTTTGTTAAAGATAGAATTATAGATTTATCAAATAAAGCAGCTCATGGTATTGATATGGTAAAAAAAGGTACAGCAAAAGTAAGAGTAACAGTATTAGGATTTAATGGTAAAGTAGGGAATAAAAATGCCCCAAATCCAGATTTTAGCAAAGGATATATTCCACCAGCTAAACAAGGTATTGATTATGTAGAACCAAAAAGTATTACTAGTTCTCAAATAAAAAGTAGTGGAAATGTAAAATTACAAGTTGGAGCATTTAGTTTAATAGAAGGTGCAATAACAACACAAGAAAACTATCAAAATAGATTTTCAAATAGAAAAATAGAGTATATTGAAAATGGTGGAATTTATAGAGTATATATAAAAGGTTTTAAAAATAGAAATGAGGCTGAAAATTTTAAAAATCTTAACTCTTTAAATAATGCAGTAATTATTGAATAA
- the hisB gene encoding imidazoleglycerol-phosphate dehydratase HisB has product MVEISRETKETQIKCSLELNGCGKFSINTGVGFFDHMLEALSKHSGIDINLECNGDLHIDAHHTVEDCGIVLGQALKKAIFPIQAVERYGNATVVMDEASTTCALDLSNRPFLVYEVNISGKVGEFDVELVEEFFHALSSNAGITLHLISERGRNKHHIIEATFKAFAVALRRALVKNEKLGIPSTKGVL; this is encoded by the coding sequence ATGGTAGAGATAAGTAGAGAAACAAAAGAGACTCAAATTAAATGTAGCTTAGAATTAAATGGTTGTGGAAAATTTTCTATAAATACAGGTGTTGGATTTTTTGATCATATGTTAGAAGCTTTATCAAAACATAGTGGAATAGATATAAATCTTGAATGTAATGGAGATTTACATATAGATGCTCATCATACAGTTGAAGATTGTGGGATCGTTTTAGGACAAGCACTTAAAAAAGCAATTTTTCCTATACAAGCAGTTGAAAGATATGGAAATGCAACAGTTGTGATGGACGAAGCATCAACTACATGTGCTTTAGATTTATCAAATCGACCGTTTTTAGTTTATGAAGTTAATATAAGTGGAAAAGTTGGAGAGTTTGATGTTGAACTTGTAGAGGAGTTCTTTCATGCTTTAAGTTCTAATGCTGGAATCACTTTACATTTAATATCTGAAAGAGGAAGAAACAAACACCATATAATTGAAGCAACATTTAAAGCTTTTGCAGTTGCATTAAGAAGAGCTTTAGTTAAAAATGAGAAATTAGGAATTCCTAGTACAAAAGGTGTATTATGA
- a CDS encoding KdsC family phosphatase yields the protein MIELLVFDVDGTLTNGDITYSSSGEEFKTFNVNDGFAIVFWTKHLGKKAAIITGRESKIVEYRANELKIEHIHQNVKDKLAILDKILEKENLSYSQVAAIGDDLNDLKMLKKVALSFAPQNAMKLVKENVNIICEKSGGSGAAREMIEYILKEYNLEEEFINKWL from the coding sequence ATGATAGAACTTTTAGTTTTTGATGTAGATGGAACTTTAACAAATGGTGATATAACTTATTCAAGTAGTGGTGAAGAGTTTAAAACATTTAATGTAAATGATGGCTTTGCAATTGTTTTTTGGACAAAACATTTAGGGAAAAAAGCTGCAATAATTACAGGACGAGAGTCAAAAATTGTTGAATATAGAGCAAATGAGTTAAAAATAGAGCATATCCATCAAAATGTAAAAGATAAATTAGCAATACTTGATAAGATTTTGGAAAAAGAGAATTTGTCTTATTCTCAAGTTGCTGCTATTGGAGATGATTTAAACGATTTAAAAATGTTAAAAAAAGTTGCTCTTTCATTTGCTCCACAAAATGCTATGAAACTTGTAAAAGAAAATGTAAATATAATTTGTGAAAAAAGTGGTGGTAGTGGAGCTGCAAGAGAGATGATAGAGTATATTTTAAAAGAGTACAATTTAGAAGAGGAATTTATAAATAAATGGCTTTAA
- the lptC gene encoding LPS export ABC transporter periplasmic protein LptC: MALKIFFYISLFLSIIFYFLPIESLKDSMKKEDRAIFIFENPTMYTLDEESLSKKIVSKQAVKYKTRDELYFADINIYNKDIKKEFNKENLKAEFIEKKGEKYYLSNRVKYKRDEYIKFNTNELFFDNTKKIARNTQFFDAMYYDNFYSGTNLYFDMNTNYIKSRRTHFIIEPEKKDKK; this comes from the coding sequence ATGGCTTTAAAAATCTTTTTTTACATATCTTTATTTTTAAGTATAATTTTTTATTTTTTACCAATAGAAAGTTTAAAAGATAGTATGAAAAAAGAGGATAGAGCAATATTTATTTTTGAAAACCCAACTATGTATACTTTAGATGAAGAAAGCTTAAGTAAAAAAATAGTTTCAAAACAAGCTGTTAAATATAAAACACGAGATGAGCTATATTTTGCAGATATAAATATTTATAATAAAGATATAAAAAAAGAGTTTAATAAAGAGAATTTAAAAGCCGAATTTATAGAAAAAAAAGGTGAGAAATACTATTTGTCAAACAGAGTAAAATATAAAAGAGATGAATATATTAAATTTAATACAAATGAACTTTTCTTTGATAATACTAAAAAAATAGCTAGAAATACACAGTTTTTTGATGCTATGTATTATGATAATTTTTATAGTGGAACAAACTTATATTTTGATATGAATACTAATTATATTAAATCAAGAAGAACACATTTTATAATTGAACCTGAAAAAAAGGATAAAAAATGA